The Candidatus Aminicenantes bacterium genome contains a region encoding:
- a CDS encoding DUF4386 family protein yields the protein MNKNIILQDGKRIGTGLAFVLIPLIFIFAFSVHPGLLTPHFLGAEELIHRAHQNELLQFGHMLVTLGTVLLIVMALHFMTLLKKTAAWAGSIGGMLAIVGAVILAVDKGALCLTMSALHRLSEPQFSQMIPGLLAMFSKEGWLVILWGLVFLPIGFAIQAIALIKTHALPRWQSILFLIGVLFVGTPDGVEIINLCASVLMAVSLIPYGVKLIKESPMDNSAPKL from the coding sequence ATGAATAAGAATATTATACTGCAAGACGGGAAACGCATTGGAACCGGTTTAGCCTTCGTTCTAATCCCATTAATATTTATTTTTGCTTTTTCAGTGCATCCGGGATTGTTAACCCCTCACTTTCTCGGTGCAGAAGAACTCATCCATCGGGCGCATCAGAATGAGTTATTGCAATTTGGCCACATGCTGGTCACTCTGGGCACTGTGCTGCTGATCGTCATGGCATTGCACTTCATGACGCTTTTAAAAAAAACCGCGGCATGGGCAGGAAGCATCGGCGGCATGCTGGCGATCGTTGGAGCCGTGATACTTGCGGTGGACAAAGGCGCGTTGTGTCTGACGATGAGCGCCCTGCACCGCCTGTCCGAGCCGCAGTTTTCACAGATGATCCCGGGTTTACTGGCGATGTTTTCCAAAGAGGGGTGGCTGGTCATTCTCTGGGGTCTGGTTTTCCTGCCCATCGGTTTTGCGATTCAAGCGATTGCCTTGATCAAGACGCACGCGCTGCCGCGATGGCAGAGCATTCTGTTTTTGATCGGGGTGTTGTTCGTGGGAACTCCGGATGGCGTGGAAATCATCAATTTATGCGCATCCGTACTCATGGCCGTATCCCTCATTCCCTATGGTGTAAAGCTCATAAAAGAATCGCCTATGGATAATTCTGCGCCGAAGCTGTAG